In Deinococcus sp. HSC-46F16, the following are encoded in one genomic region:
- a CDS encoding aminotransferase class V-fold PLP-dependent enzyme: MPDVPSRPPHLPLNRQRLIAPGPVEVEPRVLLELARPQPHHRSPEGIAALAEARAKLTALLGDPYDAVITTSSGTGAFEGALVSLTPEGARVVNAQAGKFSERWGEMAQRLGYDTTLVSKPWGDLLDPEEVAEASADAHTLLVTHSETSTGALHDLAAITRAAKAKNPDLIVIADCITSYGVAELRPAEWGVDAIVSGSQKGTATPPGLGFVLFSPEVQERMVGATGRGFYLDLTRELRGQKEGNTPQTPAINLIFALSLALDRLLAVPREVLWAEKRRQADALNAAGEALGAPAWAARTSPAVAVLRPPAPLTGRQVAARLAEMGQRALPGQAPHEDTVFRVSTLGYADRYDALGIAGILEDCFASLGVPFERGAAVSAAWRALAEG; this comes from the coding sequence ATGCCCGACGTCCCCTCCCGGCCCCCCCACCTGCCCCTCAACCGCCAGCGCCTGATCGCCCCCGGCCCGGTGGAGGTCGAGCCGCGCGTGCTGCTGGAACTCGCCCGCCCGCAGCCGCACCACCGCTCGCCGGAGGGGATCGCGGCCTTGGCAGAAGCGCGGGCCAAGCTCACGGCCCTGCTGGGCGACCCCTACGACGCGGTGATCACCACCAGCAGCGGCACCGGGGCCTTCGAGGGCGCTCTGGTCAGCCTGACCCCGGAGGGCGCGAGGGTCGTCAACGCGCAGGCGGGCAAGTTCAGCGAACGCTGGGGCGAGATGGCGCAGAGGCTGGGCTACGACACCACGTTGGTCTCGAAGCCCTGGGGCGACCTGCTGGACCCGGAGGAGGTGGCCGAGGCCAGTGCGGACGCCCACACCCTCCTCGTCACCCACAGTGAAACGAGCACCGGGGCGCTGCACGACCTCGCGGCGATCACGCGGGCGGCCAAGGCGAAGAATCCCGACCTGATTGTGATTGCCGACTGCATCACCTCCTACGGGGTGGCCGAGCTTAGGCCCGCCGAGTGGGGGGTGGACGCCATCGTCAGCGGCAGCCAGAAGGGGACCGCGACCCCGCCCGGCCTGGGCTTCGTGCTGTTCAGCCCCGAGGTGCAGGAGCGGATGGTGGGGGCCACCGGGCGCGGCTTTTACCTCGACTTGACCCGCGAGCTGCGCGGGCAGAAGGAGGGCAACACTCCCCAGACGCCTGCCATCAACCTGATCTTTGCGCTGTCGCTCGCGCTCGACCGCTTGCTGGCCGTTCCGCGTGAGGTGCTGTGGGCCGAGAAACGGCGCCAGGCCGACGCGCTGAACGCCGCCGGGGAGGCGCTGGGTGCCCCGGCCTGGGCCGCCCGCACCTCGCCCGCCGTCGCGGTGCTGCGGCCGCCCGCGCCCCTGACCGGCCGTCAGGTCGCCGCCCGCCTCGCGGAGATGGGCCAGCGGGCGCTTCCCGGTCAGGCTCCGCACGAGGACACGGTCTTCCGCGTCTCCACCCTGGGCTACGCCGACCGCTACGACGCCCTGGGCATCGCGGGCATTCTGGAAGACTGCTTTGCCAGCCTCGGGGTGCCCTTTGAGCGCGGCGCGGCGGTGTCGGCGGCGTGGCGGGCGCTGGCCGAGGGGTAG
- a CDS encoding CBS and ACT domain-containing protein — MLVRDWMTRDPITVTPDTPVMDALRILKERGFRRLPVMEGGRLVGITTRKDLKDAMPSKATTLSVWELNYLLSKLTVAEMMARPVITAQEDEYMEDAALRMQEHGVGGLPVVDAGGRVTGIITITDVLRAFVDIMGLKEGGTRLTLDMPDTPGSLARAAQAAQPSNIISVATYGHSAEGGQAHRRFVMRVTGDGARDVTTRVRSAGIDVMD; from the coding sequence ATGCTTGTCCGCGACTGGATGACGCGTGACCCCATCACGGTCACGCCCGATACGCCCGTGATGGACGCCCTGCGCATTCTCAAGGAGCGGGGGTTCCGCCGCCTCCCGGTGATGGAGGGGGGCCGCCTGGTCGGCATCACCACCCGCAAGGACCTCAAGGACGCGATGCCCAGCAAGGCGACCACCCTGAGCGTCTGGGAACTGAACTACCTGCTGAGCAAGCTGACCGTCGCGGAGATGATGGCCCGACCCGTCATCACTGCGCAGGAAGACGAATACATGGAAGACGCCGCCCTGCGGATGCAGGAGCACGGGGTCGGCGGCCTGCCCGTCGTGGACGCGGGGGGCCGGGTCACGGGCATCATCACGATCACCGACGTGCTGCGGGCTTTTGTGGACATCATGGGGCTGAAAGAAGGCGGCACCCGCCTGACCCTCGACATGCCCGACACCCCCGGCAGCCTTGCCCGCGCCGCGCAGGCCGCGCAGCCCAGCAACATCATCAGCGTGGCGACCTACGGCCACAGCGCGGAAGGAGGCCAGGCCCACCGCCGCTTCGTGATGCGCGTGACGGGCGACGGAGCGCGGGACGTGACCACGCGGGTGCGGTCGGCCGGGATTGACGTGATGGACTGA
- a CDS encoding OmpH family outer membrane protein produces MKINAKALAPVALVAAFGLGTLAPHAQTTPQKVGFVDVQSIMNAQPVGKELTELRQKAETELSGLEKQIRDIDAKGAQASATEKDKRTQLVGTLQARAKAYDTQIQGMQARVTAAEKAADTAISTVAKQNGYSIVMDRRVAATSGLVVFAENGTDLTDAAVKALK; encoded by the coding sequence ATGAAGATCAACGCCAAGGCGCTCGCTCCCGTGGCCCTCGTGGCCGCGTTCGGCCTGGGGACCCTCGCCCCGCACGCGCAGACCACCCCCCAGAAGGTCGGCTTCGTGGACGTTCAGAGCATCATGAACGCCCAGCCGGTTGGCAAGGAGCTCACCGAGCTGCGTCAGAAGGCGGAAACCGAACTCAGCGGGCTGGAAAAGCAGATTCGGGACATTGACGCCAAGGGCGCTCAGGCTTCGGCCACCGAGAAGGACAAGCGCACCCAGCTCGTGGGCACCCTTCAGGCCCGCGCCAAGGCTTACGACACCCAGATTCAGGGCATGCAGGCCCGCGTGACGGCCGCCGAAAAGGCCGCCGACACCGCGATCAGCACCGTCGCCAAGCAAAACGGCTACTCCATCGTGATGGACCGCCGCGTGGCGGCCACCAGCGGCCTCGTGGTCTTTGCCGAGAACGGCACCGACCTCACCGACGCCGCCGTCAAGGCCCTGAAGTAA
- a CDS encoding OmpH family outer membrane protein — protein sequence MRYALLLLPLALLSTVPQAQKSRSRVGFVNVQQAVAAMPNSAGYLSLQKRVDADLKAKQSSLQKLATQAQKTRKAADVQAYQKAQQGLASAQKNYNTRLAKEFKPLQTRLNSVVASVARGSGFTVVLDRRVAAQSGVVVYANTSATDLTPAVVKALKK from the coding sequence ATGCGTTATGCCCTGCTCCTCCTCCCGCTGGCCCTGCTCAGCACCGTGCCCCAGGCCCAGAAGTCCCGCTCGCGCGTCGGCTTCGTGAACGTGCAGCAGGCGGTCGCCGCGATGCCGAACTCGGCGGGCTACCTCAGCCTGCAAAAACGGGTGGACGCCGACCTCAAGGCCAAGCAGTCCAGCCTCCAGAAGCTGGCCACCCAGGCCCAGAAGACCCGCAAGGCCGCCGACGTGCAGGCCTACCAAAAAGCGCAGCAGGGCCTCGCCAGCGCCCAGAAGAACTACAACACCCGGCTCGCCAAGGAGTTCAAGCCCCTCCAGACCCGCCTGAACTCGGTCGTGGCCTCGGTGGCGCGGGGCAGCGGCTTCACGGTCGTCCTCGACCGCCGCGTCGCCGCGCAGTCGGGCGTGGTGGTCTATGCCAACACGTCGGCCACCGACCTCACCCCGGCCGTCGTCAAGGCGCTCAAGAAGTAA
- a CDS encoding carboxymuconolactone decarboxylase family protein, which yields MPDSDDQTRARAQIFGAQEERILARLARLNPDLMAYIRDFAYDTVYERPGLDLKTKELIACALLASLGSPPELKTHLRGALRAGATEAEVREALLFCVPYLGFPRVVAAFTQLEGLLESAAKSPPSVRDEGPQGGGG from the coding sequence ATGCCTGACTCCGACGACCAGACCCGCGCCCGCGCCCAGATTTTCGGGGCACAGGAGGAGCGCATCCTCGCGCGGCTCGCCCGCCTCAACCCCGACCTGATGGCGTATATCCGCGACTTCGCTTATGACACGGTCTACGAGCGCCCCGGCCTCGACCTGAAGACCAAGGAGCTGATCGCCTGTGCCCTGCTGGCCTCGCTGGGCAGCCCCCCGGAACTGAAGACGCACCTGCGGGGAGCGCTGCGGGCGGGCGCGACCGAGGCCGAGGTGCGCGAGGCGCTGCTCTTTTGCGTGCCGTACCTGGGATTTCCGCGCGTGGTGGCGGCCTTTACGCAACTCGAAGGGCTGCTGGAATCGGCCGCGAAAAGCCCCCCGTCCGTCAGGGACGAGGGGCCGCAGGGAGGCGGGGGTTAG
- a CDS encoding electron transfer flavoprotein subunit beta/FixA family protein, with protein sequence MKILTLVRQVPDAEARVKISGGHVDLEGATLVIDGMDEYGVEEALRLREGGAAVEEIVALAVGPKRVEDALRTALAMGVDRAIHVETDEKLDPIALSRLVAQVAQAEGAGLILVGGQEADWDSQALGAATAERLGWPQLTWTNELALDGETLTGRHDVDDGNESFRASLPAVVTTQQGLNEPRYPTLPNIMKAKKKELRKDTLDTYGTAPTVRVVGSEIQTRARLNKMIDGKDPQAAAAELLNLLRNEAKVLA encoded by the coding sequence ATGAAGATCCTGACCCTGGTAAGACAAGTGCCTGACGCGGAGGCCCGCGTGAAGATCAGCGGGGGCCACGTCGATCTGGAGGGGGCGACCCTGGTGATCGACGGCATGGACGAGTACGGCGTGGAAGAAGCCCTGCGCCTGCGCGAAGGCGGCGCCGCCGTCGAGGAGATCGTCGCGCTGGCCGTCGGTCCCAAGCGGGTCGAGGACGCCCTGCGGACCGCCCTGGCGATGGGCGTCGACCGGGCCATCCACGTCGAGACCGACGAGAAGCTCGACCCCATCGCCCTGAGCCGCCTCGTCGCGCAGGTGGCGCAGGCGGAAGGCGCGGGCCTGATTCTGGTCGGCGGGCAGGAGGCCGACTGGGACAGCCAGGCGCTGGGGGCGGCGACCGCCGAACGCCTGGGCTGGCCGCAGCTCACTTGGACCAACGAACTGGCCCTCGACGGCGAGACCCTGACGGGCCGTCACGACGTGGACGACGGCAACGAGAGCTTCCGCGCCTCCCTGCCCGCCGTGGTGACCACCCAGCAGGGCCTCAACGAGCCGCGTTACCCGACGCTGCCCAACATCATGAAGGCCAAGAAGAAGGAGCTGCGCAAGGACACGCTGGACACCTACGGTACGGCGCCGACTGTGCGCGTGGTGGGCAGCGAGATCCAGACCCGCGCCCGATTGAACAAGATGATCGACGGCAAGGACCCGCAGGCCGCCGCCGCCGAACTGCTGAACCTCCTGCGCAACGAAGCGAAGGTGCTCGCATGA
- a CDS encoding electron transfer flavoprotein subunit alpha/FixB family protein yields the protein MILIVAEHAGGQLAKATLEMVTAARESGREGPVTLLVLGQGIADVANAAAAVADQVLVADLPALAQYNAELWAAATAQIAQEGEAHTVIIGGSRSGREFAPRVAVRLDAPYLEDAISLKANGAALQAQRYTYLARVTETVEAEAPVIVVTVKPGSFAPAQAAGAAGEQYDVELDLPAPRVEVTGKSVEKSSRVALTEADVIVTGGRGVGSPENFSAYVEGLADRIGAGVGATRAVVDAGWRPYAEQVGQTGKTVQPKAYVALGVSGAVQHLSGMGKSKYIVAINKDAEAPIFKVADYGIVGDVNQIVPALIEAARK from the coding sequence ATGATCCTGATCGTCGCTGAACACGCGGGCGGCCAGCTCGCCAAGGCCACCCTCGAAATGGTCACTGCCGCTCGGGAATCCGGGCGTGAAGGTCCTGTCACTCTCCTCGTCCTGGGCCAGGGCATCGCCGACGTGGCGAACGCCGCCGCCGCCGTCGCCGATCAGGTGCTCGTGGCCGACCTGCCTGCGCTGGCGCAGTACAACGCCGAGCTGTGGGCCGCCGCGACCGCCCAGATCGCCCAGGAGGGCGAGGCGCATACGGTCATCATCGGCGGCAGCCGCTCGGGCCGCGAGTTCGCGCCGCGCGTGGCCGTGCGGCTGGATGCTCCCTACCTCGAAGACGCGATCAGCCTGAAGGCGAACGGCGCGGCCCTGCAAGCGCAGCGCTACACCTACCTCGCCCGCGTGACCGAGACGGTAGAGGCCGAGGCCCCGGTGATCGTGGTGACGGTCAAGCCCGGCTCGTTCGCCCCCGCGCAGGCCGCTGGGGCGGCAGGCGAGCAGTACGACGTGGAACTGGACCTCCCGGCTCCCCGCGTGGAGGTCACGGGCAAGAGCGTGGAGAAGTCCAGCCGCGTGGCCCTGACCGAAGCCGACGTGATCGTGACGGGCGGGCGCGGGGTGGGCAGCCCCGAGAACTTCTCGGCCTACGTGGAAGGCCTCGCCGACCGCATCGGGGCGGGCGTGGGCGCGACCCGCGCGGTCGTGGACGCGGGCTGGCGGCCCTACGCCGAGCAGGTCGGCCAGACGGGCAAGACCGTGCAGCCCAAGGCCTACGTCGCGCTGGGCGTGAGTGGCGCGGTGCAGCACCTCTCGGGCATGGGCAAGAGCAAGTACATCGTGGCGATCAACAAGGACGCCGAGGCCCCCATCTTCAAGGTGGCCGACTACGGCATCGTGGGCGACGTGAACCAGATCGTGCCCGCCCTGATCGAGGCGGCCCGCAAGTAA
- a CDS encoding phospholipase A2, which produces MAVVKRLGWGTPEAFAAARPRLEPLWPALDWENNGCSTPQGLGLGYRDDFAPACVVHDFAYHNLRVLEPTAANRRASDEAFRVNLRAICARKALAARPACLSAAEAYYRAVRVRGHTRFAPGT; this is translated from the coding sequence GTGGCGGTCGTCAAGCGGCTGGGGTGGGGCACGCCGGAAGCGTTTGCGGCGGCGCGGCCCCGGTTGGAGCCGCTGTGGCCCGCCCTGGACTGGGAGAACAACGGGTGCAGCACCCCGCAGGGCCTCGGCCTGGGTTACCGCGACGACTTCGCCCCGGCATGCGTGGTGCACGACTTCGCGTACCACAACCTGCGGGTGCTGGAGCCCACCGCCGCCAACCGCCGGGCCAGCGACGAGGCCTTCCGCGTCAACCTGCGGGCGATCTGTGCCCGCAAGGCCCTGGCGGCCCGGCCCGCCTGCCTCTCGGCGGCGGAGGCGTACTACCGGGCGGTCCGGGTGCGGGGGCACACGCGGTTCGCGCCGGGAACGTAA
- a CDS encoding YkgJ family cysteine cluster protein, with amino-acid sequence MAPAPPPAARFRPVTAAVERGYARYARQAEGWLARYRERGGRVYCGAGCFACCDMPIRVSLAEALVTAAALDEAAAARVEAHARQVLHNARTAPDEETYVERHRREVGFCPLLDRQTGGCSQYAARPTRCRDTFSALPARYCAAGTWETLTRREKADYAREVARTPGTDGELHYVAPLEHLSEPIWAAAARAMRQEWGLEVWGDFWTLTTLARRGDFMERVVRGDARGAWQAARRAGLAHEVVLEIG; translated from the coding sequence CTGGCCCCTGCCCCGCCCCCCGCTGCCCGGTTCCGCCCCGTCACGGCGGCGGTCGAACGCGGTTACGCTCGCTACGCGCGGCAGGCCGAGGGGTGGCTCGCCCGCTACCGGGAGCGCGGGGGGCGCGTGTACTGCGGCGCCGGATGCTTCGCGTGCTGCGACATGCCCATCCGGGTGAGCCTCGCCGAAGCGCTGGTGACGGCGGCGGCGCTGGACGAGGCGGCAGCGGCCCGTGTGGAGGCGCATGCCCGTCAGGTTTTGCACAACGCCCGCACCGCCCCCGACGAGGAAACCTATGTGGAGCGCCACCGCCGCGAGGTGGGGTTTTGCCCGCTGCTCGACCGCCAGACGGGGGGGTGCAGCCAGTACGCCGCCCGCCCCACCCGCTGCCGCGACACTTTCAGTGCGCTGCCCGCCCGCTACTGCGCTGCCGGAACCTGGGAGACCCTGACCCGCCGCGAGAAGGCCGACTACGCCCGCGAGGTCGCCCGCACCCCCGGCACCGACGGCGAACTGCATTACGTGGCGCCCCTGGAACACCTCTCCGAGCCGATCTGGGCCGCCGCCGCTCGCGCCATGCGCCAGGAGTGGGGCCTGGAGGTCTGGGGCGACTTCTGGACGCTGACCACCCTGGCCCGGCGGGGGGATTTCATGGAACGGGTCGTCCGGGGGGACGCCCGTGGCGCGTGGCAGGCCGCGCGGCGGGCCGGGCTGGCGCACGAGGTGGTGCTGGAGATCGGGTAG
- a CDS encoding HD domain-containing phosphohydrolase codes for MFRRPRPPQPPSGSEAAPVTPSPAPGSVPADAAALLAGLLARPSAASVLEGALAHAATLLGVEVRGYAVLGRGAAPVAATYGYPRTLVGATLEGPWVTAGGRPQLLQDRDLYAANPPEALARLEAAGARQAPLTFVVPLTDHGRTLGALVLDCPAGTSLSPAVQSAVTSWAGAVAPLVAVLESRREWRQTARQIASAVVEAVESLEFDALGHGQTVAETAVRLGEAAGLSPREREELWYAALLHDFGKIHGEPGHAQVGANFLHSVPHLAEAQRAIRHHHERWDGSGEPDGLSGEDIPLYARLLAVANASAHADGNLAAVQAQAGTALDPQLVELLAGLPPAPAGAEA; via the coding sequence GTGTTCAGGCGCCCCCGTCCGCCGCAGCCTCCCTCCGGGTCCGAGGCTGCTCCTGTCACGCCCTCTCCGGCCCCCGGCAGCGTTCCTGCCGACGCGGCCGCCCTGCTCGCGGGCCTGCTCGCACGGCCGAGTGCGGCGAGTGTGCTGGAAGGGGCGCTCGCCCACGCCGCCACGCTGCTGGGCGTTGAGGTAAGGGGCTACGCGGTGCTGGGCCGTGGCGCCGCCCCCGTCGCGGCCACCTACGGCTACCCCCGCACCCTGGTGGGCGCCACGCTGGAAGGGCCGTGGGTGACGGCAGGCGGTCGCCCCCAGCTTCTCCAGGACCGCGACCTCTACGCGGCCAATCCCCCGGAGGCGCTCGCCCGGCTGGAGGCGGCGGGAGCGCGGCAGGCGCCGCTGACCTTCGTGGTGCCGCTGACCGACCACGGGCGCACGCTGGGGGCGCTGGTGCTGGACTGCCCGGCGGGCACGTCCCTCAGTCCGGCCGTGCAGTCGGCGGTCACCTCCTGGGCAGGGGCGGTCGCCCCCCTCGTCGCCGTCCTGGAAAGCCGCCGCGAGTGGCGGCAGACGGCCCGCCAGATTGCCTCTGCCGTGGTCGAGGCCGTGGAAAGCCTGGAGTTCGACGCGCTGGGCCACGGGCAGACCGTCGCGGAGACGGCCGTGCGGCTGGGAGAGGCGGCGGGCCTCTCGCCGCGCGAGCGCGAGGAGCTGTGGTACGCCGCCCTGCTGCACGACTTCGGCAAGATTCACGGCGAGCCGGGACACGCGCAGGTGGGGGCCAACTTCCTGCACAGTGTTCCGCACCTCGCCGAAGCGCAGCGGGCCATCCGGCACCACCACGAGCGCTGGGACGGGTCGGGCGAGCCTGATGGACTCTCCGGCGAGGATATTCCGCTGTATGCCCGCCTCCTCGCGGTGGCGAACGCCTCGGCCCACGCGGACGGAAACCTCGCGGCGGTGCAGGCGCAGGCGGGCACGGCCCTGGACCCCCAACTCGTGGAACTGCTCGCCGGATTGCCCCCCGCCCCGGCGGGCGCGGAGGCCTGA
- a CDS encoding phosphotransferase — protein sequence MTLGGLPSHRFPVLEARFGPLTPMDAGMQSRVYAAAGGDVVVKVYRTQRGEHRLEAGNMRRADLGAWVVDAVEADGVEALILRRFPGRPLTAADVPAALPRLREILRALHQERAGQVDLRRVRERLRRFRSALAAYPLDDLFGAVEEPLERGLLDQPAAFCHLDLWHDNILITPPIPADGASREVLVIDWTKAGWDDPLRDLALLKTGTLDLLPPGESLNAALTFLPDHAPVTLTRLRAYLAHTYLHDLYWFLMNEPYEFDRQRPVKERLARHVLARLPG from the coding sequence GTGACCCTGGGCGGCCTGCCATCCCACCGTTTCCCCGTGCTGGAAGCCCGCTTCGGTCCCCTGACCCCGATGGACGCGGGGATGCAGAGCCGGGTGTACGCGGCGGCGGGCGGCGACGTGGTCGTCAAGGTGTACCGCACCCAGCGCGGCGAGCACCGCCTGGAGGCCGGGAACATGCGCCGCGCCGACCTGGGCGCCTGGGTCGTGGACGCGGTGGAGGCCGACGGGGTCGAGGCCCTGATTCTGCGCCGCTTTCCGGGGCGGCCCCTCACCGCCGCCGACGTTCCCGCCGCGCTGCCGAGGTTGCGCGAGATTCTGCGGGCGCTGCACCAGGAGCGGGCGGGGCAGGTGGACCTGCGCCGGGTGCGCGAGCGGCTGCGGCGCTTCCGCTCGGCGCTGGCGGCCTATCCCCTCGACGACCTCTTCGGCGCGGTCGAGGAGCCGCTGGAGCGCGGCCTGCTGGACCAGCCCGCCGCGTTCTGCCACCTCGACCTGTGGCACGACAACATCCTGATCACGCCGCCCATTCCGGCCGACGGGGCCAGCCGCGAGGTCCTCGTCATCGACTGGACGAAGGCGGGCTGGGACGACCCCCTGCGCGACCTCGCCCTCCTGAAGACGGGCACCCTCGACCTGTTGCCGCCGGGAGAGAGCCTGAACGCGGCGCTGACCTTTCTGCCCGACCACGCCCCCGTCACCCTGACCCGGCTGCGGGCCTACCTCGCGCACACCTACCTGCACGACCTGTACTGGTTCCTGATGAACGAACCCTACGAGTTCGACCGCCAGCGGCCGGTCAAGGAGCGGCTGGCGCGGCACGTGCTGGCGCGGCTGCCGGGGTAG
- the upp gene encoding uracil phosphoribosyltransferase translates to MLTAVTHPLIQHKLSLMRDVHTGVKEFRELAAEVSMLLAYEAMRDLEMTPTRLQTPIEEGEFPMLSGKKLALVAILRAGLVMTDAIVNLVPAAKVGHIGMYRDPGTLQPVAYYNKLPADIAERRVFLTDPMLATGGSASAAITALKEAGAQSIKLMCILAAPEGVAVIERDHPDVEIVVAAVDERLNDHGYIVPGLGDAGDRIYGTK, encoded by the coding sequence ATGCTCACGGCCGTCACCCATCCCCTCATTCAGCACAAACTCTCCCTGATGCGCGACGTGCACACCGGCGTCAAGGAGTTCCGCGAACTCGCCGCCGAGGTGTCCATGCTGCTCGCCTACGAGGCGATGCGCGACCTGGAGATGACGCCTACGCGCCTCCAGACCCCCATCGAGGAGGGCGAGTTCCCGATGCTCAGCGGGAAGAAGCTCGCGCTCGTCGCCATCCTGCGGGCCGGGCTGGTCATGACGGACGCGATCGTGAACCTCGTGCCCGCCGCCAAGGTGGGGCATATCGGGATGTACCGCGACCCCGGAACGCTGCAACCCGTCGCCTACTACAACAAGCTCCCCGCCGACATCGCCGAGCGCCGCGTCTTCCTGACCGACCCCATGCTCGCCACGGGCGGCAGCGCGAGCGCGGCGATCACGGCCTTGAAGGAGGCGGGTGCCCAGAGCATCAAGTTGATGTGCATCCTCGCGGCCCCCGAGGGCGTGGCCGTCATCGAGCGCGACCACCCCGACGTGGAGATCGTGGTCGCTGCCGTGGACGAGCGCCTCAACGACCACGGCTACATCGTGCCGGGGCTGGGCGACGCGGGCGACCGCATTTACGGGACGAAGTAG
- a CDS encoding MraY family glycosyltransferase — translation MDSLMDLAAALGIANPTGRGFLSVLLTFLTAWLFTWRFIPRVREFAIKVGWADQPNERRLNKEPLPNAGGLAIFAGFLVSVVVAWALRPIVIEQVNIQVLAILLGASVLVLTGFIDDQFGLSPLFRLVVQALSAVLLVVNGLTLDFNALPFLPVLPDAVNGPLSVALTILWVVGLTNAVNLMDGVDGVVGGVGFVTSMVLLVTAAQFPDRAAAVVLLAGLAGAALGYLRHNFNPSRIIMGDAGAYLFGYTLAAVSLLGTLKFSAGASLLVPLLVMALPILDTTQVVIGRLARGIRNPLGHPDKTHIHHRVLARTSSARRTAVILWIVALWCGVIGMLAQGVPLAAIAGTVAACAFCLWFVAHRRVRAHGREAVRPVPPAPSGDHR, via the coding sequence ATGGATTCCTTGATGGACCTCGCCGCCGCCCTGGGGATCGCCAACCCCACCGGGCGCGGCTTTCTGAGCGTGCTGCTCACCTTTCTGACCGCGTGGCTGTTCACTTGGCGGTTCATTCCGCGCGTGCGCGAGTTCGCCATCAAGGTGGGGTGGGCGGACCAACCCAACGAGCGGCGGCTGAACAAGGAGCCGCTGCCCAACGCGGGCGGGCTGGCGATCTTCGCGGGCTTTCTGGTCAGCGTGGTCGTGGCGTGGGCGCTGCGGCCCATCGTGATCGAACAGGTCAACATCCAGGTGCTGGCGATCCTGCTGGGGGCGTCGGTGCTGGTGCTGACGGGCTTTATCGACGACCAGTTCGGCCTCTCGCCCCTGTTCCGGCTGGTCGTGCAGGCGCTCTCGGCGGTGCTGCTGGTCGTCAACGGGCTGACGCTCGACTTCAACGCGCTTCCCTTCCTGCCGGTGCTGCCGGACGCGGTGAACGGGCCGCTGAGCGTGGCCCTCACGATCCTGTGGGTGGTGGGCCTGACGAACGCCGTCAACCTGATGGATGGCGTGGACGGCGTGGTGGGCGGCGTGGGCTTCGTGACGAGCATGGTGCTGCTGGTCACCGCCGCGCAGTTTCCCGACCGGGCGGCGGCGGTCGTGCTGCTCGCGGGGCTGGCGGGGGCGGCGCTGGGCTACTTGCGGCACAACTTCAACCCCAGCCGCATCATCATGGGAGACGCGGGGGCGTACCTGTTCGGCTACACGCTGGCCGCCGTGAGCCTGCTGGGCACCCTGAAGTTCAGCGCGGGGGCCAGCCTGCTGGTGCCGCTGCTGGTGATGGCCCTGCCCATTCTGGATACCACGCAGGTCGTGATCGGGCGGTTGGCGCGGGGCATCCGCAATCCGCTGGGGCACCCCGACAAGACGCACATCCACCACCGGGTGCTGGCCCGCACCTCCAGTGCCCGGCGCACCGCCGTGATCCTGTGGATCGTCGCCCTGTGGTGCGGCGTGATCGGGATGCTGGCGCAGGGGGTGCCCCTCGCTGCCATCGCGGGCACCGTGGCCGCCTGTGCCTTCTGCCTGTGGTTCGTCGCGCACCGCCGGGTGCGGGCACACGGCCGTGAAGCGGTCCGTCCGGTGCCTCCCGCCCCCTCGGGCGACCACCGCTAA